From the genome of Candidatus Methylomirabilota bacterium:
GGCACGGGTGCGGGTCATGCGCCGCTATGGTAGCATCCGCACCTCACCCTTCGACTCGACGAGGAGCGACGATGGCGGACTTCAAGATCTGGATGAACGGCACGCTCGTGGAGCAGGCCCAGGCGGTGCTTCCCGTCAACAGCGCCGCGGTGTTCTACGCGACCAACGTGTTCGAGGGCCTCCGCGCGTACTGGAACGACCGCGATGGGGAGCTGCACGCCTTCCGGCTGGCCGACCACTTCGCCCGCCTGCGCGAGTCGATGAAGATGATGCGCTTCAAGGTGCCCTACGGGGACGACGACCTCTACGCGGCCGTACGCAGCGTGCTGGCCGGCAACGACGTCCGCGAGGACGTGCACATGCACATGGTGGCCTACGTGCTGGGTCCCGGCCTGGATTCCACGACGCCCACCGGCCTCTACATCAATCCCCGCAAGCGGCCACGGGTCACGGAAGGCAAGGGACTGGCCTGCTGCGTGTCGTCGTGGGTACGGACGTCCGACAACGCCATCCCCATCCGCCTCAAGTGCGGGGCCAACTACCAGAACGGCCGCCTGGCCCGGCTGCAGGCCAAGGCCGACGGCTACGACGACCTGGTCATGCTGAACCAGCGGGGCAAGGTCGCCGAGGGCACCGGGGCCACCTTCATGATGGTCCGCAAGGGGCGCATCGTCACCCCGGGCACCAGCAACGACATCCTCGAGTCGATCACCCGGACGACGCTGATGGAGTACCTCTGCCCCACCGTGCTGGGCATGGAGGTAGTCGAGCGGGACATCGACCGCACCGAGCTCTACACCGCCGAGGAGGCGTTCCTCTGCGGCAGCGGCTACGAGATCACGCCCATCACGTCCATCGATCGCTTCCCGCTGGGCACCGGCGAGGTTGGACCGATCACCCGGAGCATCGCCAAGGCCTACATGGATCTGGTGCGTGGCGTGGACACCCGCCACCCGGAATGGCGCACACCCACCTACAAGCCGGTGACCCTCTAGGGGCTGTCCCGCCGGCTCAGGCGAACCGGATGTCGGCTGTCCCTTCGTAGGTGCCGCCGTGGGTGTCGCGGAAGGTCACCCGTAGCGGCCCGGGACCGGTGGCCTTGAACGCGAAGGTGAACGAGGGGTTCTCGCTGACGCTCTGAGTCGTGTCGAAGGCGATGATCGTCTTGCCGAGATAGGCGACCTCGACCCGATTGATGTAGTGGTAATTCCGCCGGACGATCTGCCCCTGCTTGTCGCGCTCCACGCGCTCCATCGGGTGGATCACCAGCGTGCGCACGCGCACGGTGTCGCCCGCCGTGATGTTGGTCGGGACCCGGATCCGGACCTT
Proteins encoded in this window:
- a CDS encoding aminotransferase class IV produces the protein MADFKIWMNGTLVEQAQAVLPVNSAAVFYATNVFEGLRAYWNDRDGELHAFRLADHFARLRESMKMMRFKVPYGDDDLYAAVRSVLAGNDVREDVHMHMVAYVLGPGLDSTTPTGLYINPRKRPRVTEGKGLACCVSSWVRTSDNAIPIRLKCGANYQNGRLARLQAKADGYDDLVMLNQRGKVAEGTGATFMMVRKGRIVTPGTSNDILESITRTTLMEYLCPTVLGMEVVERDIDRTELYTAEEAFLCGSGYEITPITSIDRFPLGTGEVGPITRSIAKAYMDLVRGVDTRHPEWRTPTYKPVTL
- a CDS encoding thiosulfate oxidation carrier complex protein SoxZ translates to MPEIGKVRIRVPTNITAGDTVRVRTLVIHPMERVERDKQGQIVRRNYHYINRVEVAYLGKTIIAFDTTQSVSENPSFTFAFKATGPGPLRVTFRDTHGGTYEGTADIRFA